A genomic region of Populus nigra chromosome 11, ddPopNigr1.1, whole genome shotgun sequence contains the following coding sequences:
- the LOC133668236 gene encoding bifunctional TH2 protein, mitochondrial-like isoform X3, producing MHNSFVQEWGIDPGKEGTINSATVKYTDFLLATASGKVEGVKGLGKLATPFERTKVAAYTLGAMTPCMRLYSFLGKELQAVLDPEEDGHPYKKWIDSYSSESFQASALQTEDLLDKLSVSLTGEELDIIEKLYHQAMKLEIEFFLAQPIAQTTLAPLTKGRNPEDDRLVIFSDFDLTCTVVDSSAILAEIAILTAPKSDVVQPETQIARMSSADLRNTWGLLSGQYTEEYEQCIESIMPSAKVEFNYEALCKALEQLSDFERRANSRVIDSGVLKGLNLEDVKRAGERLILQDGCTGFFQKIVKNENLNANVHVLSYCWCGDLIRSAFSSGGLDALNIHANELIFEESISTGEIVKKVESPMDKAQAFNDILKNYSSDRKNLTVYIGDSVGDLLCLLQADIGIVVGSSASLRSVGSQYGVSFVPLFPGLVRKQKESDGESPNWKGLSGILYTVSSWSEIHAFILGW from the exons ATGCACAATTCATTTGTACAG GAATGGGGTATAGACCCAGGTAAAGAGGGGACTATCAATTCTGCTACTGTAAAATACACAGATTTCTTGTTGGCTACAGCTTCTGGGAAGGTTGAAGGAGTGAAAGGTCTTGGTAAACTTGCAACTCCTTTTGAAAGAACAAAAGTTGCAGCCTATACTCTGGGTGCGATGACACCTTGCATGCGGCTGTATTCCTTTCTAGGCAAGGAACTCCAGGCAGTTTTAGATCCGGAGGAAGATGGGCACCCTTACAAGAAGTGGATTGACAGTTATTCGTCTGAGAGTTTTCAG GCATCAGCTCTGCAAACTGAAGACTTGCTGGATAAACTTAGTGTCTCCTTGACAGGGGAGGAGCTTGACATCATTGAAAAGCTTTATCACCAGGCTATGAAACTTGAAATAGAATTCTTCCTTGCTCAGCCAATTGCTCAGACAACTTTAGCTCCCCTGACAAAAGGGCGTAACCCTGAAGACGACCGGCTTGTCATATTTTCTGATTTTGATTTGACATGCACTGTTGTTGACTCTTCTGCCATTTTGGCAGAAATTGCAATACTAACAgcaccaaaatctgatgtggttcAACCTGAGACTCAAATTGCTCGAATGTCATCAGCTGATCTAAGGAACACATGGGGTCTTCTTTCTGGACAGTACACGGAAGAGTATGAACAATGTATTGAAAGCATTATGCCATCAGCAAAAG TGGAATTCAACTATGAAGCTCTTTGTAAAGCACTTGAACAACTTTCAGACTTTGAGCGAAGGGCAAATTCTAGAGTGATTGATTCTGGAGTTCTCAAAGGTTTGAATCTTGAAGATGTAAAACGAGCGGGTGAGCGTTTGATTCTTCAGGATGGTTGCACTGGTTTCTTTCAGAAAATTGTGAAGAATGAAAATTTGAACGCTAATGTCCATGTGCTCTCATACTGCTGGTGTGGTGATCTCATCAGATCAGCTTTCTCCTCAG GGGGTTTGGATGCTCTAAATATTCATGCAAATgagttaatttttgaagaatcaaTCTCCACGGGAGAGATTGTTAAAAAGGTGGAATCTCCCATGGACAAAGCTCAAGCTTTCAATGACATTTTAAAGAATTACAGCAGTGACAGAAAGAACTTGACTGTTTACATTGGAGATTCAGTTGGTGACTTGCTTTGTCTACTTCAGGCAGATATTGGTATTGTAGTTGGATCTAGTGCAAGCTTAAGGAGCGTGGGAAGTCAATATGGTGTTTCTTTTGTACCACTGTTCCCTGGCTTGGTAAGAAAACAGAAAGAATCTGATGGAGAATCTCCTAATTGGAAAGGGCTATCTGGCATACTATATACAGTCTCCAGTTGGTCAGAAATACATGCCTTCATTTTGGGGTGGTAG
- the LOC133668236 gene encoding bifunctional TH2 protein, mitochondrial-like isoform X2, with translation MRLLLFIPPNPIKTSSSLYFLNSLRSNLTKRALPTRRSFIPARMAIPPRSIASAPSCTTTSGRSNINIEEGLASKFWIKFRRESVFAMYTPFVISLASGTLKIDSFRHYISQDSHFLKSFAHAFELAEECADDDEAKIAISELRKGVLEELKMHNSFVQEWGIDPGKEGTINSATVKYTDFLLATASGKVEGVKGLGKLATPFERTKVAAYTLGAMTPCMRLYSFLGKELQAVLDPEEDGHPYKKWIDSYSSESFQASALQTEDLLDKLSVSLTGEELDIIEKLYHQAMKLEIEFFLAQPIAQTTLAPLTKGRNPEDDRLVIFSDFDLTCTVVDSSAILAEIAILTAPKSDVVQPETQIARMSSADLRNTWGLLSGQYTEEYEQCIESIMPSAKVEFNYEALCKALEQLSDFERRANSRVIDSGVLKGLNLEDVKRAGERLILQDGCTGFFQKIVKNENLNANVHVLSYCWCGDLIRSAFSSDENTHLNCNTKQCLKRKVISCSGPTNLIFGRGNLEVFYSSVFLLAVIAQKIQTDLCTVALNMHTQTCIYVYILHQSL, from the exons aTGCGCCTACTCTTGTTTATTCCTCCAAACCCAATCAAAACCTCTTCATCACTATATTTCCTCAACTCGCTCCGATCCAACTTAACCAAACGCGCCTTGCCGACTCGGAGATCTTTCATCCCTGCAAGAATGGCAATCCCACCACGATCAATAGCATCAGCGCCATCTTGCACTACAACATCAGGCAGAAGTAACATCAACATTGAAGAGGGTCTTGCTAGTAAATTCTGGATCAAGTTTAGAAGAGAATCCGTTTTTGCTATGTACACTCCTTTTGTCATCTCTTTGGCTTCTGGCACTCTCAAGATTGATTCTTTCAGGCATTATATCTCTCAAGATTCTCACTTTCTCAAATCTTTTGCTCATGC GTTTGAATTAGCGGAAGAGTGTGCTGATGATGATGAAGCAAAGATAGCAATCTCCGAGTTGAGGAAGGGTGTCTTAGAGGAGCTGAAGATGCACAATTCATTTGTACAG GAATGGGGTATAGACCCAGGTAAAGAGGGGACTATCAATTCTGCTACTGTAAAATACACAGATTTCTTGTTGGCTACAGCTTCTGGGAAGGTTGAAGGAGTGAAAGGTCTTGGTAAACTTGCAACTCCTTTTGAAAGAACAAAAGTTGCAGCCTATACTCTGGGTGCGATGACACCTTGCATGCGGCTGTATTCCTTTCTAGGCAAGGAACTCCAGGCAGTTTTAGATCCGGAGGAAGATGGGCACCCTTACAAGAAGTGGATTGACAGTTATTCGTCTGAGAGTTTTCAG GCATCAGCTCTGCAAACTGAAGACTTGCTGGATAAACTTAGTGTCTCCTTGACAGGGGAGGAGCTTGACATCATTGAAAAGCTTTATCACCAGGCTATGAAACTTGAAATAGAATTCTTCCTTGCTCAGCCAATTGCTCAGACAACTTTAGCTCCCCTGACAAAAGGGCGTAACCCTGAAGACGACCGGCTTGTCATATTTTCTGATTTTGATTTGACATGCACTGTTGTTGACTCTTCTGCCATTTTGGCAGAAATTGCAATACTAACAgcaccaaaatctgatgtggttcAACCTGAGACTCAAATTGCTCGAATGTCATCAGCTGATCTAAGGAACACATGGGGTCTTCTTTCTGGACAGTACACGGAAGAGTATGAACAATGTATTGAAAGCATTATGCCATCAGCAAAAG TGGAATTCAACTATGAAGCTCTTTGTAAAGCACTTGAACAACTTTCAGACTTTGAGCGAAGGGCAAATTCTAGAGTGATTGATTCTGGAGTTCTCAAAGGTTTGAATCTTGAAGATGTAAAACGAGCGGGTGAGCGTTTGATTCTTCAGGATGGTTGCACTGGTTTCTTTCAGAAAATTGTGAAGAATGAAAATTTGAACGCTAATGTCCATGTGCTCTCATACTGCTGGTGTGGTGATCTCATCAGATCAGCTTTCTCCTCAG ATGAAAATACGCACCTGAACTGCAATACCAAACAGTgcctaaaaagaaaagttatatCTTGTTCTGGTCCTACCAATTTGATTTTTGGGAGGGGGAATTTGGAGGTGTTCTACAGTTCAGTATTTTTGCTTGCAGTGATTGCGCAAAAAATTCAAACCGATTTGTGTACTGTAGCATTGAATATGCACACACAAACAtgcatatatgtatatattctcCATCAGAGTTTGTAG
- the LOC133668236 gene encoding bifunctional TH2 protein, mitochondrial-like isoform X1, with amino-acid sequence MRLLLFIPPNPIKTSSSLYFLNSLRSNLTKRALPTRRSFIPARMAIPPRSIASAPSCTTTSGRSNINIEEGLASKFWIKFRRESVFAMYTPFVISLASGTLKIDSFRHYISQDSHFLKSFAHAFELAEECADDDEAKIAISELRKGVLEELKMHNSFVQEWGIDPGKEGTINSATVKYTDFLLATASGKVEGVKGLGKLATPFERTKVAAYTLGAMTPCMRLYSFLGKELQAVLDPEEDGHPYKKWIDSYSSESFQASALQTEDLLDKLSVSLTGEELDIIEKLYHQAMKLEIEFFLAQPIAQTTLAPLTKGRNPEDDRLVIFSDFDLTCTVVDSSAILAEIAILTAPKSDVVQPETQIARMSSADLRNTWGLLSGQYTEEYEQCIESIMPSAKVEFNYEALCKALEQLSDFERRANSRVIDSGVLKGLNLEDVKRAGERLILQDGCTGFFQKIVKNENLNANVHVLSYCWCGDLIRSAFSSGGLDALNIHANELIFEESISTGEIVKKVESPMDKAQAFNDILKNYSSDRKNLTVYIGDSVGDLLCLLQADIGIVVGSSASLRSVGSQYGVSFVPLFPGLVRKQKESDGESPNWKGLSGILYTVSSWSEIHAFILGW; translated from the exons aTGCGCCTACTCTTGTTTATTCCTCCAAACCCAATCAAAACCTCTTCATCACTATATTTCCTCAACTCGCTCCGATCCAACTTAACCAAACGCGCCTTGCCGACTCGGAGATCTTTCATCCCTGCAAGAATGGCAATCCCACCACGATCAATAGCATCAGCGCCATCTTGCACTACAACATCAGGCAGAAGTAACATCAACATTGAAGAGGGTCTTGCTAGTAAATTCTGGATCAAGTTTAGAAGAGAATCCGTTTTTGCTATGTACACTCCTTTTGTCATCTCTTTGGCTTCTGGCACTCTCAAGATTGATTCTTTCAGGCATTATATCTCTCAAGATTCTCACTTTCTCAAATCTTTTGCTCATGC GTTTGAATTAGCGGAAGAGTGTGCTGATGATGATGAAGCAAAGATAGCAATCTCCGAGTTGAGGAAGGGTGTCTTAGAGGAGCTGAAGATGCACAATTCATTTGTACAG GAATGGGGTATAGACCCAGGTAAAGAGGGGACTATCAATTCTGCTACTGTAAAATACACAGATTTCTTGTTGGCTACAGCTTCTGGGAAGGTTGAAGGAGTGAAAGGTCTTGGTAAACTTGCAACTCCTTTTGAAAGAACAAAAGTTGCAGCCTATACTCTGGGTGCGATGACACCTTGCATGCGGCTGTATTCCTTTCTAGGCAAGGAACTCCAGGCAGTTTTAGATCCGGAGGAAGATGGGCACCCTTACAAGAAGTGGATTGACAGTTATTCGTCTGAGAGTTTTCAG GCATCAGCTCTGCAAACTGAAGACTTGCTGGATAAACTTAGTGTCTCCTTGACAGGGGAGGAGCTTGACATCATTGAAAAGCTTTATCACCAGGCTATGAAACTTGAAATAGAATTCTTCCTTGCTCAGCCAATTGCTCAGACAACTTTAGCTCCCCTGACAAAAGGGCGTAACCCTGAAGACGACCGGCTTGTCATATTTTCTGATTTTGATTTGACATGCACTGTTGTTGACTCTTCTGCCATTTTGGCAGAAATTGCAATACTAACAgcaccaaaatctgatgtggttcAACCTGAGACTCAAATTGCTCGAATGTCATCAGCTGATCTAAGGAACACATGGGGTCTTCTTTCTGGACAGTACACGGAAGAGTATGAACAATGTATTGAAAGCATTATGCCATCAGCAAAAG TGGAATTCAACTATGAAGCTCTTTGTAAAGCACTTGAACAACTTTCAGACTTTGAGCGAAGGGCAAATTCTAGAGTGATTGATTCTGGAGTTCTCAAAGGTTTGAATCTTGAAGATGTAAAACGAGCGGGTGAGCGTTTGATTCTTCAGGATGGTTGCACTGGTTTCTTTCAGAAAATTGTGAAGAATGAAAATTTGAACGCTAATGTCCATGTGCTCTCATACTGCTGGTGTGGTGATCTCATCAGATCAGCTTTCTCCTCAG GGGGTTTGGATGCTCTAAATATTCATGCAAATgagttaatttttgaagaatcaaTCTCCACGGGAGAGATTGTTAAAAAGGTGGAATCTCCCATGGACAAAGCTCAAGCTTTCAATGACATTTTAAAGAATTACAGCAGTGACAGAAAGAACTTGACTGTTTACATTGGAGATTCAGTTGGTGACTTGCTTTGTCTACTTCAGGCAGATATTGGTATTGTAGTTGGATCTAGTGCAAGCTTAAGGAGCGTGGGAAGTCAATATGGTGTTTCTTTTGTACCACTGTTCCCTGGCTTGGTAAGAAAACAGAAAGAATCTGATGGAGAATCTCCTAATTGGAAAGGGCTATCTGGCATACTATATACAGTCTCCAGTTGGTCAGAAATACATGCCTTCATTTTGGGGTGGTAG